The Flavobacteriales bacterium genome includes a region encoding these proteins:
- a CDS encoding carboxypeptidase-like regulatory domain-containing protein — MARKNVKVVIPTNADDLIQLAQDIIAKHTADGAASPLNGLDMTAFETRVSNAAAKNALQKQLRRDAEMATEDRDGLLGKRKDQNVNTDGTVVNVSARVRDILLGTLKGNEQQLGQWGYQVNQSSKSNGGSNTGSGDTGSGGNQTSGGTVNGMVSSMNGSMPIIKASVQVLGTSGSVMTSAGGTFSLTKVPAGPQTLRVSAAGYLQTDVPVVVTNNGVITVNVQLTPMP; from the coding sequence ATGGCACGAAAAAATGTAAAGGTGGTTATACCCACCAACGCTGACGACCTGATTCAATTGGCTCAGGACATCATTGCAAAGCACACGGCTGATGGGGCGGCAAGTCCGCTTAACGGCTTGGACATGACCGCGTTTGAGACGCGCGTGTCGAATGCCGCTGCTAAGAATGCCTTGCAGAAACAACTGCGTAGAGATGCCGAAATGGCCACGGAAGACCGTGATGGACTACTGGGTAAGCGGAAAGATCAGAATGTGAATACGGATGGCACGGTAGTGAACGTATCAGCTCGGGTGCGCGATATATTATTAGGAACCCTGAAGGGCAACGAACAGCAGTTGGGCCAATGGGGGTATCAGGTCAATCAGAGTTCTAAAAGCAATGGTGGCTCTAACACGGGCAGTGGCGACACGGGCAGTGGCGGCAATCAAACATCTGGTGGAACCGTAAATGGTATGGTAAGCAGTATGAACGGCTCTATGCCTATCATCAAAGCAAGTGTGCAAGTACTGGGTACGAGCGGAAGCGTAATGACCAGTGCCGGGGGTACTTTCAGCTTGACCAAGGTGCCAGCAGGCCCTCAGACCTTGCGGGTATCTGCCGCTGGTTACCTGCAAACAGATGTTCCGGTGGTGGTGACAAATAATGGTGTGATTACCGTGAATGTGCAGCTTACTCCGATGCCTTAA